The Streptomyces sp. NBC_01275 genome has a segment encoding these proteins:
- a CDS encoding D-arabinono-1,4-lactone oxidase — protein sequence MAETVTNWTGRNWAGNIAFAARELHRPHSLDALRSLVAGSARVRVLGSGHSFNEIAEPGADGVLLSLDGLPATVDVDTAARTVRVGGGVRYAELARRVHAAGLALPNMASLPHISVAGSVATGTHGSGVGNGPLASAVRQVEIVTADGSTVVVGRDDPRFGGAVTSLGALGVVTALTLDLEPAYEVEQHLFTELPLDGLEFEAVAGAAYSVSLFTDWAAPGFRQVWLKRRTDQPLADFPWAAPAVEPLHPVPGMPAVNCTRQLGVPGPWHERLPHFRAEFTPSNGNELQSEYLLPRPTALEALHALDAIRETFASVLQICEVRTVAADEQWLSPSYGRDTVALHFTWVEDTAAVLPAVRKVEAVLEPFEPRPHWGKVFRTPMDRLRGRYPRLDDFAALARELDPAGTFANAFVRDVLGD from the coding sequence ATGGCTGAGACCGTGACGAACTGGACGGGCAGGAACTGGGCGGGGAACATCGCCTTCGCCGCCCGGGAACTGCACCGCCCGCACTCGCTCGACGCGCTGCGCTCGCTCGTGGCGGGCAGCGCGCGGGTACGGGTGCTGGGCAGCGGCCACTCCTTCAACGAGATCGCCGAGCCCGGAGCGGACGGGGTGCTGCTGTCGCTGGACGGCCTGCCCGCCACGGTCGACGTCGACACCGCCGCCCGCACGGTGCGGGTCGGCGGCGGGGTGCGGTACGCCGAACTGGCCCGCCGTGTCCACGCGGCGGGGCTCGCGCTGCCCAACATGGCCTCCCTGCCGCACATCTCGGTGGCCGGCTCGGTGGCGACCGGCACCCACGGGTCGGGCGTCGGCAACGGCCCGCTCGCCTCCGCCGTACGGCAGGTGGAGATCGTCACCGCCGACGGCTCCACGGTCGTCGTCGGACGGGACGACCCTCGGTTCGGCGGAGCCGTCACCTCCCTCGGCGCGCTCGGCGTGGTCACCGCGCTCACCCTCGACCTGGAGCCGGCCTACGAGGTCGAGCAGCACCTGTTCACCGAACTCCCCCTGGACGGGCTGGAGTTCGAGGCGGTGGCAGGGGCCGCGTACAGCGTGAGCCTGTTCACCGACTGGGCTGCGCCGGGCTTTCGGCAGGTGTGGCTGAAACGGCGTACCGACCAGCCGCTCGCCGACTTCCCGTGGGCCGCGCCCGCCGTCGAGCCGCTGCATCCGGTGCCGGGGATGCCCGCGGTCAACTGCACCCGGCAGCTGGGCGTGCCGGGGCCGTGGCACGAGCGGCTGCCGCACTTCCGGGCGGAGTTCACGCCCAGCAACGGAAACGAGTTGCAGAGCGAGTATCTGCTGCCGCGGCCGACCGCCCTCGAGGCGCTGCACGCCCTCGACGCGATCCGGGAGACCTTCGCCTCCGTGTTGCAGATCTGCGAAGTGCGGACCGTGGCCGCCGACGAGCAGTGGCTCAGCCCCTCCTACGGGCGGGACACCGTGGCGCTGCACTTCACCTGGGTCGAGGACACGGCGGCGGTGCTGCCGGCGGTGCGGAAGGTGGAGGCCGTCCTGGAGCCCTTCGAACCGCGCCCGCACTGGGGCAAGGTGTTTCGGACGCCGATGGACCGGCTGCGTGGACGCTACCCGCGGCTCGACGACTTCGCGGCCCTGGCGAGGGAGCTGGACCCGGCCGGGACGTTCGCCAACGCCTTCGTACGGGATGTCCTGGGAGACTGA
- a CDS encoding carbohydrate ABC transporter permease gives MTTTVPEVRKTERPPTQGPLRARRGGIMSSTGLYLATGIATLLFLIPFYLLIRNSLSTDPEITGENWKFFPTDIQWKNITEPFRDTTVDFGQSLVNSLIVGVLHTVGTLLVCSLAGYGLARIPYRHANKIFYAILFTLMVPTAVTFVPSFVLVSSLGWVDSYRGLIIPGLFSGFTCFLFRQYFLGFPKELEEAARVDGLGYWGAYWRVVVPNSLNFFAAIATITFINGWNAFLWPLVIGQDPSAWTVQVALSSYMTNQTVNYHLIFMATAISILPLLFVFLFLQRWLVQGIAQTGIKG, from the coding sequence GTGACCACGACCGTACCCGAGGTGAGGAAGACCGAGCGGCCGCCGACGCAGGGGCCGCTGCGCGCCAGGCGCGGCGGGATCATGAGCTCCACCGGCCTGTACCTGGCCACCGGCATCGCCACCCTGCTCTTCCTGATCCCGTTCTACCTGCTGATCCGCAACTCCCTCTCCACCGATCCCGAGATCACCGGCGAGAACTGGAAGTTCTTCCCCACCGACATCCAGTGGAAGAACATCACCGAGCCGTTCCGCGACACGACGGTCGACTTCGGCCAGTCGTTGGTGAACTCGCTGATCGTCGGCGTCCTGCACACCGTCGGCACCCTGCTGGTGTGCTCGTTGGCCGGTTACGGCCTGGCCCGCATCCCCTACCGGCACGCCAACAAGATCTTCTACGCCATCCTGTTCACCCTGATGGTGCCCACCGCCGTCACCTTCGTCCCCAGTTTCGTGCTGGTCTCCTCGCTCGGCTGGGTGGACAGTTACCGCGGTCTGATCATCCCGGGCCTGTTCAGTGGTTTCACCTGCTTCCTGTTCCGGCAGTACTTCCTGGGGTTCCCCAAGGAGTTGGAGGAGGCGGCACGCGTGGACGGTCTCGGTTACTGGGGCGCCTACTGGCGCGTCGTCGTGCCGAACTCGCTGAACTTCTTCGCGGCGATCGCGACGATCACCTTCATCAACGGCTGGAACGCCTTCCTGTGGCCCCTGGTCATCGGCCAGGACCCCAGCGCCTGGACGGTGCAGGTCGCGCTGTCCTCGTACATGACCAATCAGACCGTCAACTACCACCTGATCTTCATGGCCACGGCCATCTCCATCCTGCCCCTGTTGTTCGTGTTCCTCTTCCTCCAGCGCTGGCTGGTGCAGGGGATCGCACAGACGGGCATCAAGGGCTGA
- a CDS encoding carbohydrate ABC transporter permease, translating into MSTTTTRDLARPTPAKPDKGRPRRGLRGNSTFNFWLFTGPFLIGLVIFVYVPIGWSIWLSFFEARFTVTPSKFIGFDNYRFMLDNGNFTGALLTFTVFAAIIVPTTWALSLGLAMLVNRLRFMRAFFRSVFFLPTACSYVAASLIWKMSLFNGVRFGLANTVIGWFGVDNIAWLANPDPPWYWLVIVSARLWLQSGFYMILFLAALQNIPQELYEAAAIDGAKPGWQTFRYITLPQLRATSTAVILLLLVAAYQAFDEFFNLLAKTTWGRPPLVELYYMALGQNQDYGAGSAGAVMLTLLICIVTLFQGKILGFGKGDESK; encoded by the coding sequence ATGTCGACGACCACCACGCGCGACCTCGCGCGCCCCACCCCGGCCAAGCCCGACAAGGGCCGGCCGCGGCGGGGCCTGCGGGGCAACAGCACCTTCAACTTCTGGCTCTTCACCGGCCCGTTCCTCATCGGCCTGGTGATCTTCGTCTACGTTCCCATCGGCTGGAGCATCTGGCTCAGCTTCTTCGAGGCGCGCTTCACCGTCACGCCGAGCAAGTTCATCGGCTTCGACAACTACCGCTTCATGCTGGACAACGGCAACTTCACCGGTGCGCTCCTCACCTTCACCGTCTTCGCCGCGATCATCGTGCCGACCACCTGGGCGCTCTCGCTGGGCCTGGCGATGCTGGTGAACCGGTTGCGGTTCATGCGGGCGTTCTTCCGCTCGGTGTTCTTCCTGCCGACCGCGTGCAGCTATGTGGCCGCCTCGCTGATCTGGAAGATGTCCCTCTTCAACGGCGTGCGCTTCGGTCTGGCCAACACCGTCATCGGCTGGTTCGGCGTGGACAACATCGCCTGGCTCGCCAACCCCGACCCGCCGTGGTACTGGCTGGTCATCGTCTCCGCCCGGCTGTGGCTGCAGTCCGGCTTCTACATGATCCTGTTCCTGGCCGCGCTGCAGAACATCCCGCAGGAGCTCTACGAGGCCGCCGCCATCGACGGCGCCAAGCCGGGCTGGCAGACGTTCCGGTACATCACGCTGCCCCAGCTGCGGGCGACCTCCACGGCCGTGATCCTGCTGCTGCTCGTGGCCGCGTACCAGGCCTTCGACGAGTTCTTCAACCTGCTGGCGAAGACGACCTGGGGCCGGCCCCCGCTCGTCGAGCTGTACTACATGGCCCTGGGCCAGAACCAGGACTACGGCGCGGGCAGCGCCGGCGCGGTCATGCTGACCCTGCTGATCTGCATCGTGACCCTGTTCCAGGGCAAGATCCTGGGCTTCGGAAAGGGGGACGAGTCGAAGTGA
- a CDS encoding glycoside hydrolase family 2 TIM barrel-domain containing protein: protein MSFRTTSSVDYVEDVAPGRGALAPRAWYASSDAVSLSLNGSWRLRVSATADAEDDSFAESGYDAGDWAEVTVPGHWVLQGDGAFGAPIYTNHLYPFPVDPPRVPTENPTGDHLRAFDLPADWPDLAQGGAVLRFDGVESCARVWLNGTDIGEFKGSRLAHEFAVGHLLKPSGNVLAVRVHQWSAGSYLEDQDQWWLPGIFRDVTLLHRPAGSALDFFVHASYDHVTGEGTLRVESDVDGRVSVPALDIDVATGEAVTTPVAPWTAETPTLYDGVLVTEGERVPLRIGFRTVELADGLIKVNGQAILFKGVNRHEWHPERGRALDLETMREDVLLMKRHNVNAVRTSHYPPHPAFLDLCDEYGLWVIDECDLETHGFVEQDWRDNPVDDDRWTPALLDRAARMVERDKNHPSVVIWSLGNEAGTGRGLTAMAEWIHGRDASRLVHYEGDWDCRDTDMYSRMYADHAETERIGRGLDGGAHKRRGLPFILCEYAHAMGNGPGGLADYQRIFEEHDRLQGAFVWEWIDHGIRHPELGYAYGGDFGEELHDGNFVCDGLVFPDRTPSPGLVEYKKVIEPVRIEGDSANGTVRITNAYDFSDLSHLAFEFFHQVDGWPVGAVALPVPSLAPGESADVKLPTPPPDGQGEETQWTVRALLASDTPWGPAGHQVAWGQQTVAARTPPAVATGEAPVRGERLITLGPAAFDARTGVLRTIGAVEVRDLRLDVWRAPTDNDDGAAWQSDLRYGQLWRKLGLHRMHHRLDAVESSEDGLTVRTRVAPAAAEVGLRTVYRWTSDGTRLRLTVSVTPEGDWTLPLPRLGVRFGLPESVHRARWFGGGPGEAYPDTKAASMLGEWESSIEDLQTPYVRPQENGARADVRWAELDGLRIDGDPEFWFTARRWTSEQLDAAAHLTDLTPGDTVWVHLDHGQHGIGSQSCGPGPLPRYFLNVAPAEFSFVFTPIG, encoded by the coding sequence ATGTCTTTCCGCACCACGTCATCCGTCGACTACGTCGAGGACGTCGCACCGGGCCGCGGGGCTCTTGCGCCCCGCGCCTGGTACGCGTCCTCGGACGCCGTGTCGCTGTCGCTCAACGGCAGTTGGCGGCTGCGGGTGTCGGCGACAGCCGACGCCGAGGACGACTCGTTCGCCGAGAGCGGCTACGACGCCGGGGACTGGGCCGAGGTCACGGTCCCCGGCCACTGGGTCCTGCAGGGCGACGGGGCCTTCGGGGCGCCGATCTACACCAACCACCTCTACCCCTTCCCGGTCGACCCGCCCCGAGTGCCCACCGAGAACCCGACCGGCGACCATCTGCGGGCCTTCGACCTGCCGGCCGACTGGCCCGACCTGGCTCAGGGCGGCGCCGTCCTGCGCTTCGACGGCGTCGAGTCGTGCGCCCGGGTCTGGCTGAACGGCACGGACATCGGGGAGTTCAAGGGCTCGCGGCTGGCGCACGAGTTCGCGGTGGGGCATCTGCTGAAGCCGAGCGGAAACGTTCTGGCGGTCCGGGTCCACCAGTGGTCGGCGGGCTCGTACCTGGAGGACCAGGACCAGTGGTGGCTGCCGGGCATCTTCCGTGACGTGACGCTGCTGCACCGCCCGGCGGGCAGCGCCCTCGACTTCTTCGTGCACGCCTCCTACGACCACGTCACGGGCGAGGGCACCCTGCGCGTCGAATCCGACGTCGACGGGCGGGTGTCCGTGCCCGCCCTCGACATCGATGTCGCGACCGGGGAAGCGGTGACGACGCCTGTCGCGCCGTGGACCGCGGAGACCCCGACGCTGTACGACGGCGTCCTCGTCACCGAGGGCGAGCGGGTGCCGTTGCGGATCGGTTTCCGCACGGTGGAGCTGGCGGACGGCCTGATCAAGGTCAACGGTCAGGCGATCCTGTTCAAGGGCGTCAACCGGCACGAGTGGCACCCGGAGCGGGGCCGCGCCCTGGACCTGGAGACGATGCGCGAGGACGTGCTGCTGATGAAGCGGCACAACGTCAACGCCGTCCGCACCTCGCACTACCCGCCCCACCCGGCCTTCCTCGACCTGTGCGACGAGTACGGCCTGTGGGTCATCGACGAGTGCGACCTGGAGACCCACGGCTTCGTCGAGCAGGACTGGCGAGACAACCCCGTCGACGACGACCGCTGGACCCCGGCCCTGCTCGACCGCGCCGCCCGCATGGTGGAACGGGACAAGAACCATCCGTCGGTCGTCATCTGGTCCCTGGGCAACGAGGCCGGCACCGGACGCGGCCTCACCGCGATGGCCGAGTGGATCCACGGCCGGGACGCCTCCCGTCTCGTCCACTACGAGGGCGACTGGGACTGCCGCGACACGGACATGTACTCGCGGATGTACGCCGACCACGCGGAGACCGAGCGCATCGGCCGAGGCCTGGACGGCGGCGCCCACAAGCGGCGCGGGCTCCCCTTCATCCTCTGCGAGTACGCCCACGCCATGGGCAACGGCCCCGGCGGACTCGCCGACTACCAGCGGATCTTCGAGGAGCACGACCGGCTGCAGGGCGCGTTCGTCTGGGAGTGGATCGACCACGGCATCAGGCATCCGGAGCTGGGGTACGCCTACGGCGGCGACTTCGGCGAGGAGCTGCACGACGGCAACTTCGTCTGCGACGGGCTGGTGTTCCCGGACCGGACGCCGTCGCCGGGGCTGGTCGAGTACAAGAAGGTGATCGAGCCGGTCCGCATCGAGGGCGACAGCGCGAACGGCACCGTACGGATCACCAACGCGTACGACTTCTCGGATCTCTCGCACCTGGCGTTCGAGTTCTTCCACCAGGTCGACGGCTGGCCCGTGGGAGCCGTGGCGCTCCCCGTGCCGTCTCTCGCCCCCGGCGAGTCGGCCGACGTGAAGCTGCCGACTCCGCCGCCGGACGGCCAGGGCGAGGAGACCCAGTGGACCGTACGCGCTCTGCTGGCCTCGGACACCCCGTGGGGGCCGGCCGGGCACCAGGTCGCGTGGGGACAGCAGACGGTCGCCGCGCGGACGCCGCCCGCGGTGGCGACGGGCGAGGCCCCGGTGCGCGGCGAGCGACTGATCACCCTCGGCCCGGCCGCCTTCGACGCTCGTACCGGTGTGCTGCGGACGATCGGCGCGGTGGAGGTACGCGATCTGCGCCTCGACGTGTGGCGCGCCCCGACGGACAACGACGACGGCGCGGCCTGGCAGTCCGATCTGCGCTACGGCCAGCTCTGGCGCAAGCTCGGTCTGCACCGGATGCACCACCGCCTGGACGCCGTCGAGTCGAGCGAGGACGGACTGACGGTACGCACCCGGGTGGCGCCCGCGGCGGCGGAGGTGGGCCTGCGCACGGTGTACCGGTGGACGTCCGACGGGACGCGGCTGCGGCTGACCGTGTCGGTGACGCCCGAGGGCGACTGGACGCTGCCGCTGCCGCGGCTGGGCGTCCGGTTCGGGCTGCCGGAGTCCGTTCACCGGGCCCGGTGGTTCGGGGGCGGTCCGGGCGAGGCGTATCCGGACACGAAGGCCGCCTCGATGCTCGGCGAGTGGGAGTCCTCGATCGAGGACCTGCAGACCCCGTACGTCCGCCCGCAGGAGAACGGCGCCCGCGCCGACGTCCGTTGGGCGGAGCTCGACGGGCTGCGGATCGACGGCGACCCCGAGTTCTGGTTCACCGCCCGGCGCTGGACGAGCGAGCAACTCGACGCCGCCGCACACCTCACCGACCTGACGCCCGGCGACACCGTGTGGGTCCACCTCGACCACGGCCAGCACGGCATCGGCTCGCAGTCCTGCGGCCCGGGTCCGCTGCCGCGGTACTTCCTGAACGTCGCGCCCGCCGAGTTCTCGTTCGTGTTCACGCCGATCGGTTGA
- a CDS encoding ABC transporter substrate-binding protein → MSAQSNSTWSRRSLFRAAAGMAAAGTLAACGSNNGRSGGGSGDSLTQFFHAYGEAGTEQAIKKYAKAYKGANVTTQWITGSDFESKLFATLLTDNAPDLFEFHPQIQLVKSGQVADLTDIVAPVKDDFNPADIASHTVDGKIYGVRMIDDPQFFFYRKSMLADANVEVPQTLDELIEAAAKLTTGKVKGAFLGNDLHAVINPMIWSAGADTLDAQNQAAFNTDGVAEGLKKMRKLFTSGDLLLGAPADYWDPAALNQGLCAIQFCGMWAMPAMQQALGDDLGVFPFPKVTDAGKPSVYNGGWSMFVNAKGKNVDAAKEYVKWLWIEQKKYQEDWATSYGFHIPPRTSIAASATKLKSGLPAEGVKLFTDYGHFDNIGWTQAMITATENVFADTVRKGGDPKASLDKAEKTVNAELKKLFG, encoded by the coding sequence ATGTCGGCACAGAGCAACAGCACCTGGTCCCGCCGTTCACTCTTCCGGGCCGCCGCGGGCATGGCCGCCGCCGGCACGCTGGCCGCCTGCGGCAGCAACAACGGCAGAAGCGGCGGCGGTTCGGGCGACAGCCTCACCCAGTTCTTCCACGCCTACGGCGAGGCCGGCACCGAGCAGGCGATCAAGAAGTACGCGAAGGCCTACAAGGGCGCGAACGTGACCACGCAGTGGATCACGGGCTCGGACTTCGAGAGCAAGCTCTTCGCGACCCTGCTCACCGACAACGCCCCCGACCTGTTCGAGTTCCACCCGCAGATCCAGCTCGTCAAGAGCGGCCAGGTGGCGGACCTGACGGACATCGTCGCGCCGGTCAAGGACGACTTCAACCCGGCCGACATCGCCTCGCACACCGTGGACGGCAAGATCTACGGCGTCCGCATGATCGACGACCCGCAGTTCTTCTTCTACCGCAAGTCGATGCTCGCGGACGCGAACGTCGAGGTGCCGCAGACCCTCGACGAACTGATCGAGGCCGCGGCCAAGCTCACCACCGGCAAGGTGAAGGGCGCCTTCCTCGGCAACGACCTGCACGCCGTCATCAACCCCATGATCTGGTCGGCCGGCGCCGACACCCTCGACGCCCAGAACCAGGCCGCCTTCAACACGGACGGCGTCGCCGAGGGCCTGAAGAAGATGCGCAAGCTGTTCACCAGCGGCGACCTGCTGCTGGGCGCCCCGGCCGACTACTGGGACCCCGCCGCGCTCAACCAGGGCCTGTGCGCCATCCAGTTCTGCGGCATGTGGGCCATGCCGGCGATGCAGCAGGCCCTCGGCGACGACCTCGGCGTCTTCCCCTTCCCGAAGGTCACGGACGCCGGCAAGCCCTCGGTCTACAACGGCGGTTGGTCGATGTTCGTCAACGCCAAGGGCAAGAACGTCGACGCGGCCAAGGAGTACGTGAAGTGGCTGTGGATCGAGCAGAAGAAGTACCAGGAGGACTGGGCGACCTCCTACGGCTTCCACATCCCGCCGCGCACCTCGATCGCCGCGTCCGCCACCAAGCTCAAGTCCGGTCTGCCGGCCGAGGGCGTCAAGCTCTTCACCGACTACGGCCACTTCGACAACATCGGCTGGACCCAGGCCATGATCACCGCGACCGAGAACGTCTTCGCCGACACCGTGCGCAAGGGCGGTGACCCGAAGGCCTCGCTCGACAAGGCCGAGAAGACGGTCAACGCCGAACTCAAGAAGCTGTTCGGATAG
- a CDS encoding ROK family transcriptional regulator, with the protein MKRGTSRDIRTANRYEVLRQIIAASPTSRQELAAATGLSLATVATLVGELLDLRMITEVGFEDSAGGRPRGLVAVNASGGALIGVDIAETYVHVELFDLALNVLARAEEHMRPGESRPEQVVGHVTAAVGSVVAQAGVEAARVLGVGVSVPGQVDRDTGIAEYAPNWDWHDVPLLDLLSEHIAYPLYLDNPLRASAVAELWFGAARGHGDAVVVNLGTGVGAGLVLGGGLHRGVSNSAGEWGHTTLVLDGRLCRCGNHGCVETYVGALGIMQNLRELSPQSPLLHPGDQTATIDALAAGVAANDPVAVKVVRDTARYLGAGIAVLVNVLNPEVVVLSSWVAARLGEPLLDEVREAVARHALKRPLAANRIVLSRIPTDPVCLGAATFALEGALQSVGQRNAKLTPSAPARSRTAPPA; encoded by the coding sequence ATGAAGCGCGGCACATCACGTGACATCCGCACCGCGAACCGCTACGAGGTGCTGCGCCAGATCATCGCCGCCTCGCCCACCTCCCGGCAGGAGCTGGCGGCCGCCACCGGTCTGTCACTGGCCACCGTCGCCACCCTGGTCGGCGAGCTGCTCGACCTCCGCATGATCACGGAGGTGGGGTTCGAGGACTCGGCGGGTGGCCGCCCCCGGGGCCTCGTGGCCGTCAACGCGTCGGGGGGCGCGTTGATCGGCGTGGACATCGCGGAGACGTACGTCCATGTCGAGCTGTTCGACCTCGCGCTGAACGTGCTGGCCCGCGCCGAGGAGCACATGCGCCCCGGCGAGAGCCGGCCGGAGCAGGTGGTCGGCCATGTCACCGCGGCCGTCGGCTCGGTGGTCGCGCAGGCCGGGGTCGAGGCGGCCCGGGTGCTGGGCGTCGGCGTCAGCGTGCCGGGGCAGGTGGACCGGGACACCGGCATCGCCGAGTACGCGCCCAACTGGGACTGGCACGACGTGCCGTTGCTCGACCTGCTGTCCGAACACATCGCGTATCCCCTGTACTTGGACAATCCGCTGCGTGCCAGCGCGGTCGCGGAACTGTGGTTCGGGGCGGCGCGCGGCCACGGGGACGCGGTCGTGGTCAACCTCGGGACGGGCGTGGGCGCCGGACTCGTCCTGGGGGGCGGCCTGCACCGGGGGGTCAGCAACAGCGCCGGCGAGTGGGGGCACACCACGCTGGTCCTCGACGGACGGCTGTGCCGCTGCGGCAACCACGGCTGCGTGGAGACGTACGTCGGTGCGCTGGGGATCATGCAGAACCTGCGTGAACTCAGCCCGCAGAGCCCGCTGTTGCACCCGGGGGACCAGACCGCCACCATCGACGCGCTGGCCGCCGGGGTCGCCGCGAACGACCCGGTGGCCGTCAAGGTCGTCCGGGACACGGCCCGTTACCTCGGCGCCGGCATCGCCGTCCTGGTCAACGTGCTCAACCCCGAGGTGGTCGTGCTGAGCAGCTGGGTCGCCGCCCGGCTCGGCGAGCCCCTCCTCGACGAGGTGCGCGAGGCCGTCGCCCGGCACGCCCTGAAACGGCCGCTGGCGGCCAACCGGATCGTCCTGTCCCGGATCCCCACCGACCCGGTCTGTCTCGGTGCGGCGACGTTCGCGCTCGAAGGGGCGTTGCAGTCCGTCGGGCAGCGCAACGCCAAGCTCACCCCTTCCGCACCCGCACGGAGCCGTACCGCACCGCCCGCGTGA
- a CDS encoding ATP-binding cassette domain-containing protein, producing MIGSIEVRGLSRTFHTTVRRPGFAGGLRSLVNPERVAKHAVTDVTFDVGAGELLALLGPNGAGKSTTIKMLTGILTPTSGQARVAGVVPYRERERNARNIGAVFGQRTQLWWDLPVRESFAILRDIYEVPKAEHAARLREFDDILELSSFWDTRVRHLSLGQRVRCDLAAALLHDPTVVFLDEPTIGMDVVVKEQVREFLRHQVEQRGRTVLLTTHDMTEVERLAERVVLINHGRLVLDGTLDEIRRKFGSTWQVRATLADPRTEVVGLPGIAVLRHEGPLAVFGPEGPEAPTVHRALKAVIERYEVTDIALDEADLEDVMRAAYVQAGDAG from the coding sequence GTGATCGGCAGCATCGAGGTGCGCGGCCTGTCCCGCACCTTCCACACCACCGTCCGCCGCCCCGGCTTCGCCGGCGGCCTGCGCTCCCTGGTCAACCCGGAGCGGGTCGCCAAGCACGCCGTGACCGATGTGACCTTCGACGTGGGCGCGGGCGAACTCCTCGCCCTGCTCGGCCCGAACGGCGCCGGCAAGTCCACCACCATCAAGATGCTCACCGGCATCCTCACCCCCACCTCCGGCCAGGCGCGGGTCGCGGGCGTGGTGCCGTACCGGGAACGGGAGCGCAACGCCCGTAACATCGGCGCGGTGTTCGGGCAGCGCACCCAGCTGTGGTGGGACCTGCCGGTGCGCGAGTCGTTCGCGATCCTGCGGGACATCTACGAGGTGCCGAAGGCCGAACACGCCGCTCGGCTGCGGGAGTTCGACGACATCCTGGAGCTCTCCTCCTTCTGGGACACCCGGGTGCGCCATCTCTCCCTCGGTCAGCGCGTCCGCTGCGACCTGGCCGCCGCGCTGCTGCACGACCCGACCGTGGTCTTCCTCGACGAGCCGACGATCGGCATGGACGTGGTGGTAAAGGAGCAGGTCCGCGAGTTCCTTCGGCACCAGGTCGAACAGCGCGGCCGTACCGTCCTGTTGACCACGCACGACATGACGGAGGTCGAGCGGCTCGCCGAACGCGTGGTGCTGATCAACCACGGTCGGCTGGTCCTGGACGGCACCCTCGACGAGATCCGCCGCAAGTTCGGCTCGACCTGGCAGGTGCGGGCCACGCTCGCCGATCCGCGCACCGAGGTCGTGGGGCTGCCGGGGATCGCGGTGCTGCGGCACGAGGGCCCGCTGGCGGTCTTCGGCCCGGAGGGCCCCGAGGCTCCCACGGTCCACCGGGCGCTGAAGGCGGTCATCGAACGGTACGAGGTCACGGACATCGCCCTCGACGAGGCCGACCTGGAGGACGTCATGCGGGCCGCGTACGTGCAGGCCGGGGACGCCGGATGA
- a CDS encoding radical SAM protein: MGSRTALVEDLMKRFPHVPREAVFKEDLLRGGVAFDPSALSDNESGEVKPKSYFIFSFDHGTLPELGEAALRRPPEEIILTGGPYDLRRTVVSVRVNPSSPYRVAADEDGVLGLYLDGKRISDVGVPPMPEYYRHKLSNGKSVMEVAPTIQWGYLIYLTVFRVCQYFGAKEECQYCDINHNWRQHKAAGRPYTGVKDVEEVLEALEIIDKYDTAKASTAYTLTGGAITKTVAGRDEADFYGHYAKAIEERFPGRWIGKVVAQALPRDDVQRFKDYGVQIYHPNYEVWDRRLFELYCPGKERYVGRDEWHRRILDSAEIFGARNVIPNFVAGVEMAEPFGFGSVDEAIASTTEGLRFFMSHGITPRFTTWCPEPTTPLGKANPQGAPLEYHIRLLEAYRATMDEFGLSSPPGYGPPGPGRAVFSVSSFMDSLPARDEPTV, encoded by the coding sequence ATGGGCAGCCGTACCGCGCTGGTCGAGGATCTGATGAAGCGGTTTCCGCACGTTCCGCGGGAGGCCGTCTTCAAGGAGGACCTGCTGCGCGGCGGAGTGGCCTTCGACCCCTCCGCCCTCAGCGACAACGAGTCGGGCGAGGTGAAACCGAAGTCGTACTTCATCTTCTCCTTCGACCACGGCACCCTCCCCGAGCTGGGCGAGGCCGCCCTGCGCCGCCCGCCGGAGGAGATCATCCTCACCGGCGGCCCCTACGACCTGCGGCGGACCGTCGTCTCGGTCCGGGTGAACCCGTCCTCGCCGTACCGGGTGGCCGCGGACGAGGACGGCGTGCTCGGGCTCTACCTGGACGGGAAGCGGATCTCCGACGTCGGCGTGCCGCCCATGCCCGAGTACTACCGGCACAAGCTGTCCAACGGGAAGTCCGTCATGGAGGTGGCCCCCACCATCCAGTGGGGCTATCTGATCTATCTGACCGTCTTCCGGGTCTGCCAGTACTTCGGCGCCAAGGAGGAGTGCCAGTACTGCGACATCAACCACAACTGGCGCCAGCACAAGGCGGCCGGCCGGCCGTACACGGGCGTCAAGGACGTGGAGGAGGTCCTGGAGGCGCTGGAGATCATCGACAAGTACGACACGGCCAAGGCGTCCACCGCCTACACCCTCACCGGCGGCGCGATCACGAAGACGGTCGCCGGACGCGACGAGGCCGACTTCTACGGCCACTACGCCAAGGCCATCGAGGAGCGCTTCCCGGGCCGCTGGATCGGCAAGGTCGTGGCACAGGCGCTGCCCCGCGACGACGTGCAGCGGTTCAAGGACTACGGCGTGCAGATCTACCACCCCAACTACGAGGTGTGGGACCGCCGGCTGTTCGAGCTGTACTGCCCGGGCAAGGAGCGCTACGTCGGCCGCGACGAGTGGCACCGGCGGATCCTGGACTCGGCGGAGATCTTCGGTGCGCGCAACGTGATCCCCAACTTCGTGGCGGGCGTGGAGATGGCGGAGCCGTTCGGCTTCGGATCCGTCGACGAGGCGATCGCGTCGACCACCGAGGGCCTGCGCTTCTTCATGTCGCACGGCATCACGCCCCGTTTCACCACCTGGTGCCCCGAGCCGACGACCCCGCTCGGCAAGGCCAACCCGCAGGGCGCGCCGCTGGAATACCACATCCGTCTGCTGGAGGCGTACCGGGCCACGATGGACGAGTTCGGACTCTCCTCGCCCCCCGGCTACGGCCCGCCCGGCCCTGGCCGCGCCGTCTTCTCCGTGAGTTCCTTCATGGACAGCCTTCCGGCGCGGGACGAGCCGACCGTATAG